ccccgtatgcaacctatatgcccctagtttaggctcattaaagtggcctaatacataaaaaacccttgggaacaaaggcccaacatgtatataacccaaccctaggcctatttctaaagaaataagccctatttggtgatcattctgcatcaactctccccaacttgaaaaaattcgtcctcgaattttgtagtgatgagggggaatcaacatgtgaccagcagctttgaccatccccaaacagaattccggtgaagcaggaacattggggataaaatctccaaggcgtggagctttctcttcgaagaaccatggtggcagaacaaactctatgtgttcgctttctgaatcagcagcaactgtcaatgtctcgtccatagagtcttcagcgttagcaaccttctcatctaatgcatgagacacaagcttcacctcttcaagaacagcatcttgaaggtcCTTGCCTTCCTGTGGAGtattctcaaccacctcttcatcttctgctgtttccgctttgtcttccttgatttcttcgacattgaccacttcagtagggtcttctacatgttgactgtccatctttgaagctataggGGTTGTCAcgttcttttcatcacaattatCTGCCACTTCAGATTTATTttcaacttcctttggcaatgaaAATATGTGATCTCTATACCTGTCTGTGTCTTCTCTGGAACCTCTGAGTCTATCCCTGTAATCTCTGGTAGGGGTTACTCTTTGTTCTCCCAATCGTTGCAACCTATCCAGGATGGCTTCATATGCAGCCCTTTGTTCAGCAGCAAATTTCTGGAACAATTCCAACATAGTAGCCATAGGATCTGTTGATGGACTTACTACTTGATTACCATGCTgttccatggctttgataccaaaataatgtagtcctagaataggaattaatcccactaggaaccaagtagaaccaagcttagggtaagcctgctgtttagggctgattaggggctgttttagggcaaaattagggtttaggatgagaatttgggaatggggtttatagggttttaatctgcaggtttagagggtcattatgatataaaaatatctggatttggttaggtttcaaaattctgcagatttagggttagggtttcgggttttgtaatgaggaaaaacaactaaaattatggtttaaagtaggatttaggggcaggggttaaggtcgactgttagaggggctagggggaagattcggttgcaatatggaaggtttctgatggctgaatgtgtcccagcagaaaattagggtttttagggtcattggagaagagggatcttagggtttggaaggacagaatgggcagcagctagggtcgagtggagatggtgatgaggggaagttatggtccaaatctgatcagattccaatggaggagcagatctgaatcagagtttagagtcttctagggtttatgaaaataggacagaagagaaaaggaattgattggggaagggaagaaaggataaacagaaaataataaattcaaactcactctcgaatcctctaacagcagtttgaatggttgaaggatgaagccaccttcgaagaaagaagatcctcccagccgtcacggcgtaaggagtcaaccggattccaccagtccctttccaccttgatagaaccacaagaatgcacactcaacagagcaacactcaacagagcagggcaacaactatggcagcaaacaaaaagcttttcattaatcaaattcgtgttccaggctttgcccccttacaaccttatataaaagactcaaaaataaacttctactctaaaaaggaaaggcctaacccaatccctaacctattagataacttaaactgattaggaaactaaaatagactcaaaatagagtcctaatgacttaaaaacaacttaaactacttaaaataaagaagatttcctactagccaataggatataagaacctcttagccaataggatcacttcacttaaattagaccaattgaaccaattggatgcaaccaattctaaaccggttcaatctaaaaataggaaaataaactaagtattgggctaatcccgtatgcaacctatatgcccctagtttaggctcattaaagtggcctaatacataaaaaacccttgggaacaaaggcccaacatgtatataacccaaccctaggcctatttctaaagaaataagccctatttggtgatcattctgcatcatttacttttctagaaatagaaggtttatataaacaatattcttttctctccctctttttattttttttcttttttcttgggattcaaggcaatgtaaaggaggaaggagaacagaatattctcttttcttagggaatatttctcctataattccctcttctctcttctcccctttcccctataaataccccctacctcttttgtaaattttgctcattcacttagtgaaatttcttctcttcttctccttctaatttgtgatttttgtcttttctaagttctagtttgctttttttattttcatctaatggttataataggtttagtttatgctttaatttcaatttaagtcttcaattgggttgtaatttcttaattctagtttaggttttaagccttctagtctaagttcttaagttgatgacaagacttgaaaatttagaAGAGGatgccatggtaagtttatgcaagtattcaagcttttcaattacattcatgcaagcacatccaggttttactatctaaactctcaatctcattctccatctcctctatctctctctatcttcttcttcttctccctctatttcttttattttaattttatatggttgtggtttgtggatgcatttttattcccttatttctttttatgtagTTAGTATgtatggctgcatttttattcctttcaattcgctttagtttaataggttagatgctcatgtgttaggacgccgatttaatcccttaattttgttagatgcttatgagttaggatgcattgattttcgttagtttaattagtttaatttaacactttaatttgattcactttgcattacttttaaattagttaaatagagtggcgtatatctcctcgtgttcgacccgtagctacgattgacccatacatTTGCGGTTTTATTATAACTCAAACAGACTGCATTATTTGGATCTGACCTAACTTATAATCAGGTCCAACGCCTAGATCATAATGGTGATATTTGCTCCAAGTTAAATCAAAGAATAAATCATTCCACCAAATGCAACATATCTACAGTAATTCGGAGAAGTAGGAGTGTCAGACTTGGACTGGTAACCCTAAACCAACCAACTCATAATTAGGCTGTAAATGCGTTTGCAAGTTTACAAAACTTTGCAGACCTGATACTAAAAAATAACAGTCAGGATTATTCCGATCTCCCAGTTCCAAAATGCATGTCAGCTCCCAGTTCAATCTGGATGGGCTGACCCAACCCATACACAGATCGATTTTAggtatagattttttttttttaataaaaagacaaaaagaaatgtGGGGAAAGGTATCATAGTAAATTTATGCAATTGTAGAGCTCTAATAGTTAGAGATTATGATGGAAGTACATACCATTAGGGTTCCCCTGCTCATAGAAACTTCGGAAAAGAGAGATGGCTTCTGATGCCATAACTGCTCCAGTGCATTTAAAAGCCTTCCCTTGTGAAGACCGACTGCTGTCAGAACAAAAATCTTTATAGAAGTGAAGCATAAAAATGGTATAAATGTACACTAAAATACAGACTTTTAAAATACACCTCTAAAAAGGGACAAGTTTCCGAGGCTTATAGATTACTGTACACATATTATTAGCCTTAAATTATGTGATGAATGTTACAGATTTAGTAAAGATAAGTTTTATCAATAGATAGTTTCTGATGCTTTCAGGTTATATTGGATTTTAAAACTTTGGATTGAAAAGGTATATATATAATCATACAAGCCCCCAATTCAGGCATCAgaaaaggaatgaaaaaaaGTGTACACACAAAACTAGACAACCAAGGGAGATGTGACAAAGTAGGACAAAAGAAAACAgcaagaagaaattgaagagagaagaggcagttgatagaacaagaagaagatgaggtagAGAGGGAGACTATCGATTAAAAGAAAGgttaccccccccccaccagTAGCAACAAGATTTATAACAACTTCACAATAGTCAACCTTACAAGTATACCCTTGGCTTATGTACACCCTCATATTAAAATAGTAACAtataagactaaaatacccctatggTAGACAATAGCTAATAAACAGAAACTATAACTAATAAACACTAATAACAAGAAACTTTCACACAATATTCTTAACACTCATCCTCAAGCTGGAACAAATATATTCCCTATGCCCCAGCTTGGAATAACTAGAATAGAAATAACCATCACTTCCACACTAGAACAGATGAAACCATTGTAGAAGCCAATGGACAGCAAACAACAGAactgcaagaaaaaaaatttccagtCGCAGCAGAAACAAAAGAACCGCAAAAAAGAGAAACCTCCAATTGCAGCACCACATAGTAATATCAGGCACCAGCAGCAACAACCGAAAAAAGAAAATcttcataacaaaaaaaaaacagataacAATATGTTGGAAATGTGACCATCGAATCCACATTTGTGTggattaaataaattaatttgtATAATTTAATTATAGGCCTTGGTATTCCTTAGGTTCCAGGGAACAAGTGCGAGTGTACATACAATGTGGACATTGAACTGGATCTCACGAGAATTTCGCATGAGAGTTACAATCAGTTGATTTGGAATGCAATTCTATCAGCAGTGTACGGTCGGTCCCTTAatctgaggggtccttatcggtGTAGTTACGAATAGTAAGTTTTGGATCATATCAACGGTTAATGTCTCCCTTGACTCTATATTGGTGTATCGGATTCACAGCATTTGGCCAtattcgaaagagatgctcaacatggaatccactacccTAATTGGAAAAATATCgaagagagagaatgtctaAAATAATTAGACACAAATCCGGGTCTGGTAGCATTTTGGTAAATTGTTTGCAAAGTTTTCAAAActaatataatttattaaaatttatttttagaaacaattttgaaaaatgtttTTACTGGTCCAATCAGAATTACAGAATCTctgaaataaaatttcaatagATTGGGattcccaactaaatagggtcagcTACATTTAACATTAAGAACTTCACTTAACACCATACATTTAGcgttaagggaaaaaaaattaaccaaCCTGAAAAGGTTGTCTGAGCTATTTGAATGTAATGACAAGATTGATCCACAACCCCCAAACTTATCATTAGAACAGCCATAATATACTGCCTTCATTCCTGAAGGAATAACAATAAAACATGTTATAAACAAGTCATTCATGCATTTATCTTAGGAAGAAAATTATTTTTGCGATCCAATATGGTTAGATGAGCAAACCAAGTATTGATAACGCTGTAGCACACATTATACATGGTTCACATGTAACATAGAGGTCACATCTTAAAAACTTCTGTGCAACTTCTGATGCTGATAGTCCATTACGTTGCCACTGTTCAAGAAGAACATCGATGGCTTCCATCTCTGCATGTCTTGTAGCCTGCAAACATACAATCAGTACCAAACATGAGTTCTATAAGGTATGAAACCTAAGAACTATATTTAAAAGAGATAATATGAAAATACTTCATAACTTATCATAATATTTAAAAGGGataatatgaaaataaaatacaatgtagaaaaaaaaataatgtcccttgaaattttcttttcgGAGGGAGGgggtgttggataacctagaggaagggcgaataggttatcactagtggaATTTGCCTCTTTTTGATTTGTTACAATATTATGTGAATTTCTAAATGAAGCGGAATGATAAATACAACTAATTCACAATGACAAGCACACAAGATAGAGACACCGATTTTATAATGATTCGATTCCTTGAGTCTACGTCTACTCCTCTCAAGAACACCTTGAGAGTTctactagtatttccctttcaataaaaTAGGTAGGGAAATTCACCTTTACAAATctttttaaggataagaggatcctttaCAAATCTATTtaaaggatgagagggtccttgcaCTAATCTAAGTCCAATCTGGACTAGTGCAAAAGTACAATGCTCTATACAAGAGTTCTATCAACTCAAGAGCACATCACAATTACAATTAATAATAGAGATTGAAAGATATTACCTATCAAGGTGTGTAACCAAGACTACTTGTGTGAGTGCAATGTGATATACAATGATGCACTTTAAGTCTCCTTGATCACTTCTCTTGAAGATAATAAATTGGTGAGAAAGTGTGTGATGCAGGTTTATCatcaaactgggcttctttcccTAAAGATACGTTTAAGATTGGGTTATAGACATGTTaggcctttggtcccatgggttttctatgtaatagaccacttttatgggcctaaagttggggtacataagttgcatatgggattagccctatacttagtgtattttcatgtttttagtgttttaaattgaactagTTGAACCACTAGTTCAATTTAAGTAATTTTAGAATATTCTTATAGGATAGAATCTTCCTAAGTTAAGTTATATTTTAAGGTCCACACCTCTACATGAATTTTagagagggagtgttttgtatttagaTTTTAGACTTAGCCAAGGATTGGGGATTTCCTATTCCTAGGCTGCATAGGAATTTAGACCTTTGcccaatataaataaagaacaactggggctcctctttacctcactgttttatgaaatttcactCTTGCAAGCTGATGCAATTGTTCTTCTATTGAAGATTTGTtttgtgtgtgatcaaagctGGAGGGATAGGTATGTCacaccgggtggttcgttggtgggattggtgtctgATCCAATAGCCActctgcggtgtgaagcccgagtggttctcttcaagttctaatttcaagttcaagttccaagatccaatttttattcaagctaCTGCCATTACAAGCTGCTGCCGATTACTCCCTGCTACTGCAAGTAAGTGTGAcagcatccccatccccttacttcttcttctcattctctacAATCCAACCCTAATCTTCCCCTTTTAGTTTTTACTGTTTTCCACACACTAAATCCTGTTCAGACCTAACCCTCCATCAGAATTAcatcaaattcaaaccacagcaCCTCCAGCATaccccctccactcgatccataTTGCTGCTCCCATCCAGTCCTCTAAACTCTAGATTCCACCACTCCTCCATTAACCcgaaaaccctaaattcctgtCCAGCACCACCCAGCCATCATCAAACCCTCAAACCTTGGCCGAGTGACCCTCTCTACACTTGGAGAACTCGACCTGAAGCCCTTGCCCAAATTCCCCCTCTAACCCTAAATCCCCTCACTTCACTTTtctcaaaaacccgaaacccgaaaccctaacttgctgccaTTCTAGTTTTCACACTTCTGCTTATCAAACTATCACTGGACCTCACTGATAACCTCCCCAACATAACCATCacttcaaaccctaacctaaccctaaccctaaccctaattttgacctaaatccCTATTCTGCCCCAATCGAACTGtttgttcatagcagatcctgtaGTACTggttcctagttggtctccttccaacctaggactacattaagtggtatcaaagccatggatgatCATGGTCAGCCCTTACCATCAGCCTCCATCGACCTTATGACAAAAGTTCTTGAGATGCTGCAGCAGGACAGGCTGAATAGAATGTTATGTCTGCTGAACAGCAGAATATTAATAGTAGGCTGCAACTCATTGAGCAATGACAAGTTACTTCTGTTAGAGACAGCAATCTGCCCATGGAAGAGGACAGATATCAAGTGCAATCCCAAGTCCATCGACCTCATTGAAGACACAGGGAAGACATGGACAGATACAGGGATGACAGAGGCAGGCATAGAGAAGACAGATATAGAGAGGACAGGTATGGGGACGACAGAGAAGATAGAGATTGACAGAGAACTCCAGAGAACCGTATGAGTTTTGAAGACCATATTAGGTCTTACTTTAATGTTGACAATGGTGCTCCTTGTCGAAGATATGATGATGTTCAGAAGGTCAAGATGGAATTGAAGGAATTCAAAGGCAACCATGAACCCTAGGTATTTTACGATTGGTTAGTTGCATTGGATGACTACTTTGATTGGTTTGATCTACCTgaggattagaagaaaaaaaaacaagcacATACTAAGCTAGTGGGTTCTGCccgtgagtggtggagaactacTGAGGGTAACATGGAATACGATGGTAATGCACCCACTACTTCTCCAATCGATCCTTTGTGATGTTGTTTCTCTATTGATCAATACAAATGCTGTGAAGAATCCTTCGAAGGCTGCAATCAATCCCCAAACACTCCAAgtttgttgctgctactgctgttgTACCCATCGATTGAAGACCTTTGCTGCTCTTGCGAGTCGTCTCTCTGCTGCAACATCAGAGTGGGATATCTCCACATTCCTTGATCAACACCTGCAAAGTGTTGGAGCATCACCTCACTCCATCACCCCCTCCATATTCacaaactttctattttcattcccccTTCATAACTTCACTTCCATCAAAATTACACCAAACTTGCTGCAGATCACCTACTCCACAAGGCCTCCACTCGATACTCATTGGAGCCCAAAAAAAGTGTTGGTTTGTGAGATAAcccttaaccttctattttggtgttactGCCATATCTTCCAATTCAATCATCATAATCAAGTGAGACTTTCAGCAGTGCTTCTACTCCATACAAGCACCAATCGACCCTGAgttcaaggttcaagaactcgtctCAAGCACAGGTTTCGACCTAGCCAAAAAGCGagttggggtaattttttttttttaactcgatggctggtttcgGTGAGTTTTAGACCCAGTTTAGTCCTAAAagttggtatacagcctattttgggccatttaaacacaatgacactattagattttgaaaaatcaaagttcaaataggagtttcacttactggaaaccaggacaaacacttatttataccTAATATcattaagtaaatgaaatacaaagacaaagtaaatgtttttgtatttgtatttcattttttgtagttgtatttcatttacttaagatattattcataaataagcaaatacccctatttgaatccaataaaaattgttaaaaaaatcaaattccaaaagaataaaaagtcaaccccccccccccgggttcaagaacaaaaattggattttcaacggtaagtgaaattttcaactttctaatgttgggacttttttcaaatctaaaaatttcataaatcttaatatggtaaaacattgttaaaaaccaaaagtgcggtaataTATTCACTTGTTTGgatgccaaaaaaaatattttcattcagagagATTTTaacagcattcgcacacaccaaattaagtttgaccagtacataactccttcaatataaatcagatttaagcaatcttggatttgttggaaaccAATGTTTTACATACAGAAAAGAACTAGTGGAggtgatgagagagagagagagagaaagagagagctttATGTCTTACatacaaaagagagaaagaatagaAATATGAAGTATGAAGAATAAAAGGGAAAGGGAGAAACAAAAGTGAAATTGTTGGGGTGACTCTTCATCAACGAAAATAGATGAGGAAGACGCTGCTGCCATTGTTTCTGGTAGCCACTGGGGATAGTGCTTGATGCATTGTTGACAATGCAAAACCGTAACTCTCTTGAATGCATGTTTTTCTCAAGTAAACCTTTTGTATCGATTCCAAAGAAGGGTTCTTTTTTAACAAGGATTTTGAATGTTAGATCCCTCTATATCGTTTATGTTTGAGGCACTCCAAACATAATATTTGGAATATGGGAAACCACTGTGGTAAATTTCCTAAATACAAGGAAGCTTGAGCACACTTTAACCCCCTTCCTCAACCCTCCCCCCCAAGGGGGCAATAAGAAACAAATTACATGTATTCGCATGAAGACGCAATGCAATTGTACTTGCCAATGGGAGATTgcccaagtaaaaaaaaaataactactATATAGAGTAAACATTCTAGCTTGGGTTTCTAGGTTAGTAGGTTGCGATGTCAAACTCCTTGTATCTGTATTCAGCACCAACATGCATGTTCTTCTCCATGTTACTTGTTAACTACAGTTTGCATTGccaataagaaaagaaaaaagttaaTTGATATTAGTTGTTGGTTTGCAAGATTATTTTCAGAGGTTGGAAAAGCAAGTGACTGAGTAGTTTGTGATCAGTTGATTTAGTTCTACAACTTCAGAAGAAACAACATAAAGGAAATAAGGACATAAAATAGAGACCAGACGAGACCAAGCACATACATTTCGTGTCTCAACAGTTTGGTTTCTCCCTGAAGCAATGACCTTTCCATCCTCAACAACCACACAACTGCTCAATGTAATTTAAAGGTCACATTAGGAACAGTCCAGAGACATATAAATGGGAAATCATCAAAAAACAAGATAGTAATATAATTTTGGGATGTATAATACTCAGACAGGTTGAAAAAAGAGAATACTTAAGATAAAATGCTACATATTCATCATATCTATAGTTATCAATAAATAGGattaagcatagttgtcacggtgtctaggcaacccaaggcttTGGGAGGTGGCCTAGACACAAGGCAACGCCAACAAGGTGCCTGTCTAGACGAAAAAGGCATCCACCTAGGAGACAGGGTGACCAAGGCGCCAGAACACCAAGGCATTGCGTAGGTGCCTTCCTTGACAACTACGGGATTATAATTTGAGTCCAATCAAAATCCAGTCCAACTTGAGAGGATTCAACATCTAGAATTCTGATGCAGAGTCTTCCTCTGTTTTATCAATCTGAAGGGGGATATAATTCCAAAAAGTGGTTTTAGGTCTGGTTCTAGGGCCTTGATATGAACTTCATAAGTAATTAATAATGAATAATAGAAATACCTAAACACTACATTTAAAATCCCTAACTTAACCATAAATTCAAAGCAACCATTGGAACCAAAAACTGACCTGCAAGACCCTTCATTTCTGAATAAATAAGCATTTCAGTGATCATTGACCAACCATCAAATGAGGGGATTGGAAAATGAGCAGTGCTGGTGCATCTTAGAATGGTATATTCAGTATTGATATGTTAGCTACTACAGTCCATCACATTGCATGGAATTTGTTGACCTTATTGATGCTTGTAATTGCAAGTTGCAACATCATCTAGATCTATCTCATGATGCAGTCGATGGATTTCATAGAAATATTAGAGGGGTTGCACGGACCAACATCCATTGATCCCTTCCCCTTTCTTCATACttctattttaaatttatttcttCAAACAATCAGGTGAGTTCTTTGCTCTTCAGTACCCTGTGGCGCCCTGTTTTCTGATTACATTTCTGGTAGTTTATATCTGTCATATCTCTCTAGTTTTTGGTTTAATTagcctttgatttgatgaataAGATTCTGAAATAATATTCTAATAGTTTCCGATCAGAATACTGAGCTTAGATAGTCAATCTTCTAGTTATCTCATAGTCTCACCCGTGCTCTATTTTCCCACCGGTACTAGGACCTGTCTATCGCACTCACAAGCTGACCTCTGATTCCTGAGCTTCTGACCAGCTCACAGTCCTCATTAAGAAGGCTAACTGACTGGAGCTTTAACACCAGCAGAATGGTTCCTATTGagttattaattttttcttctagtTTTCCTATTCTGAAATTTTCTAGTT
The sequence above is a segment of the Telopea speciosissima isolate NSW1024214 ecotype Mountain lineage chromosome 7, Tspe_v1, whole genome shotgun sequence genome. Coding sequences within it:
- the LOC122667096 gene encoding tRNA-specific adenosine deaminase TAD2, with protein sequence MASEGDIQPPSLAFMELAIQQAKLALDTFEVPVGCVVVEDGKVIASGRNQTVETRNATRHAEMEAIDVLLEQWQRNGLSASEVAQKFLRCDLYVTCEPCIMCATALSILGMKAVYYGCSNDKFGGCGSILSLHSNSSDNLFSSRSSQGKAFKCTGAVMASEAISLFRSFYEQGNPNAPKPHRPVQESQRS